The Eleginops maclovinus isolate JMC-PN-2008 ecotype Puerto Natales chromosome 6, JC_Emac_rtc_rv5, whole genome shotgun sequence DNA segment gtccgtgttgcccagcgacagccccaaaacatcactgctttagagagatctgcatggaggaatgggccaaaataccagcaacagtgtgtgaaaaccttgtgaagacttacagaaaacgtttgacctctgtcattgccaacaaagggtatataacaaagtattgagatgaacttttgttattgaccaaatacttattttccacaatcatttgaaatacattctttaaaaatcctacaatgtgatttcctggatttctttttctcattctgtctctcatagttgaggtatacctatgataaaaattacaggcctctctcatctttttaaatgggagaacttgcacaattggtggctgactaaatacttttttgccccactgtacatcaTCCATTATttagcctttttattttttcctacaCATTAAATCTAATTATAAATACCTTTTTCTACTGGGGAAATAAACCCTACATATATGGTTTTGAAATCTAatgaagtatgtgtgtgttaaagatgGACTCCTTTTCTTTAGAAATGTCTTTCTGATAAAGtcagggttttgtttttgtatatatctgattTATATGCATTTATGGAGAGTTGGAAAAGGGTTTactggttttattgttttcagaGATGTGTTTAATAGTTGGTCTTCTGTACTGAAATCGTATATTTCTCCGATCCAGTTTCAGCACCATCATCAGCTACATTGATGACCAGTTTGAACGCTACCTCCATGACGAGAGCGGTCTAAATCGTAGACACATAGTTGACAATAGAGTTCACTGCTGCTTCTACTTCATCTCCCCGCTGGGCCATGGGTGAGTCCTGCTCGACAtgctcacacactgacagggCATTCAGTTCCTACAAATTGCACACatacttatttttttgtctctgtgtgtttcctgcctTCTAGCCTGAAGCCCCTGGATGTTCAGTTCATGAAGGCCATTCACAATAAGGTCAACGTGGTTCCTGTCATCGCCAAGGCGGACACGCTCACcctcagagagagggagaggctcAAGCGCCGGGTGAGGACAACACCCTGAACCTATTGTTCCTCATCACTTCCAGTTCCTGAAATAACCAGCAGCTATCATGTGCTCATGGTCACTGCTGTTAccaaacactgaataaaaagaGTGTTTGTTCCCAAAGAACTAAAACAGGGCTTTAGATTAAACATCAAAAACCAAAAGGTCCAACTAGGGTTGATGGTTAATGTAGTCCATTCTCTCAGTGAGTCCTGTCTCTCGCTCTCACAGAGCTCAGTTAGCAGGTCGCTAACAGgcactgaaacacaaaagctTACAATAGTGTTAGGTGACGGGACAACTCTCCTGACAGCCGTCCGCCCTCTTGAGTTTGCTGGTCTTGGATGTCAATCCCATTTAATCTGGTGGACACAGGAACAGGTCCCCAGCAATCCTCTGTCCAAGTGAGGAGTAAAACCTATGCAATCAAAAGAAACGGCCCACAGCGGACATCTATTGCAGCGGAATCATTctgtttcagaatcagaattcctttatttgtccagCAACAGGGACCTTTACGGTATTAGAACAGCAGAAGTATAATGTAGATAAGGTCAAAAGAATGGAcctgtatattaaataaaaaagtaggCACaggttattaataataaaaactgagaACAGTTAAATACACCGTGGTAAAACACTATGAAGCagtatatattttgtttaaaagtgaCTATATAACATGATAGAAGTAGCTGGTACTGTTTACAGATTTGagatatttagaaaatgaaagtGTAAATTGCATATAcagtttcttaaatctttatctctacatgtatggcagccattccaatgtcggatgaattccaacacagagaaatgttgtcagtactttatagaatacaattttaaaaaatcacttaactcaaagacaaacttATAAATAGCagaacaagagaaactgataatgctgaattggtctcttattttttccggagctgtatattttCTGTTAGATGAATGTAGAGCAATCTGAGTAAAGGCAGCACCAGTCCGACCTGGGAACTCTGTGCTTGTTCCGAGTCAGACAACATTTTCCAATATCCTCCTCCCATAACATCCTGTGTGTAATGAAtaagcaagaaaaacaagaacgtttagttttttacattttccacaCAATGTAACCTAGAACAGGTTTAGGAAGTTCCGCTTTTAAGTGGAATCTAGCTGCGAGCCCCCTGGCTACCCACAGCTGGACACTACCAAATTTGTCAGCATCATATCAAATGAATTTACAGTAAACGGTATACAGGGTAATATTAGGTGATAATAACGTCTTTCGTCCTGTCTTGGTGGTTAGATTCTGGATGAGATCGATGAACACGGGATCAAGATCTACCATCTTCCTGATGCTGAGTCTGATGAGGATGAAGATTTCAAAGAGCAGACCAGGATCCTGAAGGTAACCATCTCCAGTTCCTGCTCCACATATCAGCCCTGAGCTAATGTGTCGTCATCATGCCGAAGGAATTTTAAGTTAGGTTAAGTCCTTAAAGTGGTCCAAGTgctctgtgttttaaatgtgatgacCTACTCCTCTTTTCCAGGCCAGCATCCCTTTCGCAGTTGTGGGATCCAACCAGCAGATTGAGGCCAAAGGGAAGAAGGTGAGGGGCCGCCTGTACCCCTGGggggtggtggaggtggagaaTCCAGAGCACAACGACTTCCTCAAGCTGCGGATCATGCTGATGTGAGTGGCAGATGCAGctgacacttttttaaaaacatttgagagATAAGAAAACAATGAGGATTAGAGTTCCTGACCGGCCTGACTTTGTATATTTAGCTTCAAAAGATACAGATTGTTGCTATCTTGGAGACGTGGCAAGTTGCCTTCAAACATACTGAGAGCAAATCTACCCTGCCAGTTTCTGTTTTGTAAGTGTAGCTAATTAGAACCGGGATGTAGCCAAGGCAGGgaaggagaagagagacaaaTACTAACACCACCAGCAGAGAAACCGTTTCTCAAAGGGACAGTGTCGTATTAGAGGCTCTATGAGCAGTAATGAATGATATTCACATCCATGTTTTCATTAGTGTATAGTAGTGGGATTTCTGTTGTAATAATGATCAAAAGATATTGAGTTTGTCTTGAAGTATTTCAGTGGTTCAAAGGCGTGACGATAACGTAGGgtggtaaaacaaaaaggaaacatccCTTTGGGTGACTTATCTGCAGCATTTCCTTTTTCTAGGCCATCTGCTTCTTTGTAAGGAATGAGCCTAGGAATACACAATGTCATTTTGAACATGCACGCAGTGTCTTCTTCATGAAGCTTCAAAGCATATAAGATCGGAGCAGAGACGAAAAGTATAATTTTTCCCAATATAGTAATCCCACAACTGATTATCTCACCATGAACCCTTCATATCTACCTAGTCCTCTTCAACATGTCTGCTATGTGGCACcatcattttttacattaactGAAAGCCACCATATTTCTCTGACACTCTTGTAAAACTGCCTCGTGTCCAGCTGCCATCTGAATGCGTTGCTCCTAAAGTAATGCTATGTTAAGAAGTGTGTCAAATGTCCTGAAAGATCCCACAGTTTTGCACTTTGCAGCTCAACACCACCGTCTTGCAAAGGGAAGGCTGAGCGGGGGTGTATTAGCCACTGCAATCTGCAACAGCAACTCCAGATGGCGCAAAAATCCTGCACACCTTCCCTTTGtctaaaatgtgttaatatgcCTGTGCAGGAATAATGATTGCttggtgattttttttcccccacagaACTCACATGCAGGACCTACAGGAAGTGACCCAGGACCTCCACTACGAGAACTTCCGCTCGGACCGCCTCAAACGGGGTGGCAGGTTGTCCTCCCATGGTTACATTCTGCCTCTGTCTCCTGCGTAcgtacctgtctgtctgcttgcTTCTCTGCACCTCCCCCACCTCAAACAGCAAAACCTTACAGTAGAAATATTTCCTTATtagataaaaacaacaacaaataaatgacttCCAGACATCCAGAGCGGGGAACACAGAAGCTGGATACACTTTGTTCATGATGGATTATATACTTCAAGTCACTTTTCTTTTAACGTTTAATGTTGAATCAGTATCATTCTGTACTTCTAACTCATCATGTTCATGACATCAGTCAGGCCATGGCGGTGGATTTGATGCTGTGTGCATAGCAGGTTTTAGATGGTTAGCTGGTAGCTAAGTAGCATGCGTAGTTGAGTAGAGGTCATAAACTCTGTTTCATTTAACATAGTGAGGACATACCATCATTTAACCCCCCGATGTAGACCCAAAACCTTTTAGCCTTTCTTCTAAAGCCCGGCCAGGATCAGGCAGTCTTCACATTGCCTCGCCATCTGTCCAAAGAGGACCCTGCTCTTGATTTGTCCATGACGGCTGGAGGTATCgttattttgttttcatctggGGGAGGTAGTGCTGTCTCCCTGACTCCTCACACTCGCTGCTTCTCTCTTGAGTCTTCTTTCTCTCATCTCTTCGTAGTTATCTGTTGTAGCTGCCCACTTCTCACTTTTCAACAACAACTAACCCACTGATCCCCTCTTCACCTTCTCAATGTGGCTTCTTGTCGAGTTTGCCTAATGCTACTTCAAATAGCTCCCCGTGCACTTGGAGAAAACACAAACTCCCTCCACTGATGCTTCACTAAACCTAATGATTCTTTTGTTGATTGGCATACTTATCTGCAGAGTATAAGAGGTTGTATTTGCAATGATAAGTGTCATAGTAACATCCAGAGTAACTAAAGCTGTGTTGATGCAGGAAGGGCCCAGAGCCGGAGGAAATGGACAAGGACATGATCCTGCAGGAGAAGGAGGCTGAGGTGAGAGATTTCAGACACTACACTACTCTGGGCTTTTggcaaatcatttattttattttattatgaaaaatatatatttgatctaTTATTCTTCATAGATTTCCCCTTAGGGTTTACCAGATTTCTTATTTATTCttcagtttcacatttttagatgtacactttttttattttttattttttaatattttttgggggctctTTGCCTTTTAATcggagaggacagtggagagtgacaggaaggtgggagagagagttggggtgggatccggaaaggaccacgggtcgggaatcgaaccccggTCGCTGGCATACAatgcaggtgccccagccagttgcgccacggccgggtCCGTGacacaaatattttaattggcatttagttttctttccagaaattaaacaaataaacccCCCTAAGAGATGCATgttacacataaacacatttttaccaaTAATTaggatgagaaaaacaaagccaCTCATCTCAGCATACAGACTTGAAGCAGCTGAACCAGAAAAGTGCACTCAGTAGAATGCAGACATCCTCCAGGTGTGTCTGCTGCTGTAATGTTTTTTGAGCACAAACCACACTTGTTTTAGTCTAGACCTCAAATGTCACACCAGCTCCTGTGGTAACAGCGATCACGCAACACTGAGGTATTAAACCGGTCCTGTAGCTTTCAAAGTGTCGGACAGCCAAGGAACCGCCACATGTTGAGAGTTGTGTTCAGTATTCcttttgaaatgtgtcatttggATCTGTTTTCATTCGGAATTTCAGACGGAAACCTGATTAGgaagaaaatgtcatttctatagcactttaaaataaatactttatacatTAGGAGGAGTATTACTACAGAGTCAATAAGTAAACAGCATTAAAAATAAGCGCCGTCCgaatgaagaaaaacatggtcagactataaaaaataaagatagaaTGATTCagtgaattaaaatgataaaacccTTACATCTGAAGTTTTGTTATAAaatggactttaaaaaaaaagctgcatagAATAAAATGAATCCTTATGTCTGCTGTGAATGGAGCAACTCTAGGGCACAGgtacaaaatgtatattgagCAGACACAAGTTTTCAAACTGAAGCAGTTAAGATTAGTCAACAGTAAATTACGGTATAAATACACTTTACAATCACTAAACAACCACAACATCGAGGGGTCCTTGCGCACAGAAGTCTATGGTCTAGTAGTATGCAAGATCAGCTACAGATGcgtgcaaacacaaacatgaccAAGCATATAATCCGCCTCCAACTCCAGAACGCTATTTCTGTAAGCTTTACCTGAGctggatttaaaagaaaaacttaGGACatagccaggctagctgttccagtgtttgtgctaagctaaccacctGCAGCTAAGTTTAGCATCCAGACAGGAGATTATTTTTTTGATGGATGATTTACACTTTGAAACCTGGGaacaattaaacatttatagtAATTGTTCCTGTCGTGTTAAGCTGGTAAAGGATTCCCAGTTGGTTTCTGTGAGATGATCCACAGTGGGTTGTTTCTGGTCAATGATTTATAACGGGCattaataagaaaacatttagtAAGACGCCTCTGAGTCTCAGCTGCCAGAGGGACGGGGCTCTGTGTTCAGGGCAGATGTCTGACATGTTGTTCTGTCACACAGCTGAGACGAATGCAGGAGATGATCGCCAAGATGCAGCTGCAGATGCAGAAGCAGGGCGACGGAGACGATGCGTGAGAAGTCAACGGTAGGAGCAGGAGCCATCATTGgccttttggggtttccctttcctgtattgtgttatttAGGTTGTTGTGTGTCTGCAAAGGCTATTTTTTACAATTCTTTTACAGACATAAAATACTataaaatcatgtttatttagtttaaatcaaattgtttttgtgatgttttaGTTAGTAAAAGAATGTTGGCTTTATTTCTATGCTTGCACCAGCTTTTTATAGGTTTATTTAATGTTCTGTAACCAGAAGCAGCTATTTAAAACCTTATGATATACTGCTTTTTATATGAAGAAAGTGATTGATATTGAGCAGAATTGAGTGTagtgcctgaaacgcctccattggactcctttgtttacttcagtaacacagtaccatcactatgtaacacttacacacttctattggctagtgctccaacatattgtatgtgataggctaaggggagggacatctttaagcggttgaccaataacaacagagctggccagctaaccaatcagagcagactgggctctggtttcagacagagggtgaaaagaggtgctgcagcacaggcagtatgagaaacataaagagctttctgaacattgaagacatgtcccagtagaggcacaaattaGAAAtttgaacctgaagatgagcagcatATGTCCTCTTAAACTTTAATACCTGAATTGTCAGCTTTGGTttatcttcttctcttctttccccTGTAGGTGTTCGGGCTCTGCTCCAGTTTGACTGAAGACGGATGATAGCTGAGATCATGTAAAGGCGGTCTGGTTGTTGCCTGCTTGCCACTATTTTTTATTCCAGTCCTTTACAGGGTGTGgagtcattttttttatacatacaatgaagtatattcaaacagtgttatgtttatatatttccaCACGGttctatttctttcttttatttgcttttgcCAGTCACTCAAATGAAATCATGTGACCCACCTTCTAAAAGGTGGCATATATCTTGTTACTTTTTTGCTATTTAGGAAACCAAAGtactgtttcttgttttgtggAACACCTCTGAAAACACGTGCTAACTCATTTGGGAGAGTGAACTATGGTGAAAACTGGTAGCTTTTTCAGCCATTGTTAAGCCCTTTTGGGATAttctttttgttgagggagaaCATCACGTCATATTCTCGCTGTCTAAAAATGACCACTTAAGTTTCCAATCAGGAGAGTCCACCTCGCTCAGAGATGAAGAAATAGCCACATCATGGAATACAAGCCAACCAAGGTCACATTTCCAGGTGAATTGTCCCTCCTTTCCTGTCAGTCTCCATTAGTGCAGTTCTCAGATcagtgtattttaaatatgatggCATTCTAGTGTTGTTAAGCTCCGTTGAGTTTGGTATGAGTGAATTAAACTgtgacccctgacctctgacAGTCTTCCTATAGACAAATGAAGGACTTTCCAATGAGGTGCTATGCCTCTGTTCGGTGCTTTCCATCAACCAGAAGTAATTCCTCCATGTCTCCTCTCCatgtgaagtgaagtcatgtgccAGACAacgttgtgtgtgtgatcgATGCAGGGAGAGGTAGCAGATGTCCCTACTGCTGAGTACTTTGTGGTTTCTGTCTCCACAGAGATTAAAAAAGATGACCCCATGAGGTCTGTGTAGCCAACGTTCCCCTCACCAGCCAAGATGAGTTGTCGACATTCCTCTGTGCTGTTTTTACCCAATTTTAAAGCACCAAATATTGTTCTTGATGCATATATTGTAATAAGTTTAATAAACTTTATTAATCTCTTCTGTGATTTGTGCCTCTTTTCTTATCTACCTCGTCTTGTAGAACCCCTCTGAGTTACAGCttaacatttttacatgttCACTGCTCCTGTGTTTTACTTCATTGCCTTATTAATGGCCTTCGGGACAAAAACCATTGTGAAATTGCCCTTAACAGTGTCTGTAATTACAGCACAGTTTGTGAAAaggattaataaaaaaaaaaaagaatgaaaatagCAAAAGGGAAACACACATGTAAGACTCTACAGATTTGAACACtcacagccctggaaaaaattgagaccacttcagcattatcattttctctgtgtattatttataggtatgtctttaagttaaatcataaaaaaaaacaatgtattgtattctataaactactgtcAATTAttctctgttggaattcaacaaacactggaatctCTTCCATACATGaaagaaagatattttttttccagagctgtattgTGTTTTCTGCGACAGTTCAGTCATTAATATGTTTGTTATAATTAGTTATTAAAAAGTGATGCTGAATTTAACATGTGGTTTATTGAATTTACAGTTTTACtatataatttgtataaaaaaatacatttatataatgtat contains these protein-coding regions:
- the septin2 gene encoding septin-2 isoform X2, with protein sequence MSQADKMKQGQFNNPETPGYVGFANLPNQVHRKSVKKGFEFTLMVVGESGLGKSTLINSLFLTDLYPERVIPGAAEKIERTVQIEASTVEIEERGVKLRLTVVDTPGYGDAINSQDCFSTIISYIDDQFERYLHDESGLNRRHIVDNRVHCCFYFISPLGHGLKPLDVQFMKAIHNKVNVVPVIAKADTLTLRERERLKRRILDEIDEHGIKIYHLPDAESDEDEDFKEQTRILKASIPFAVVGSNQQIEAKGKKVRGRLYPWGVVEVENPEHNDFLKLRIMLITHMQDLQEVTQDLHYENFRSDRLKRGGRKGPEPEEMDKDMILQEKEAELRRMQEMIAKMQLQMQKQGDGDDA
- the septin2 gene encoding septin-2 isoform X1 — its product is MSQADKMKQGQFNNPETPGYVGFANLPNQVHRKSVKKGFEFTLMVVGESGLGKSTLINSLFLTDLYPERVIPGAAEKIERTVQIEASTVEIEERGVKLRLTVVDTPGYGDAINSQDCFSTIISYIDDQFERYLHDESGLNRRHIVDNRVHCCFYFISPLGHGLKPLDVQFMKAIHNKVNVVPVIAKADTLTLRERERLKRRILDEIDEHGIKIYHLPDAESDEDEDFKEQTRILKASIPFAVVGSNQQIEAKGKKVRGRLYPWGVVEVENPEHNDFLKLRIMLITHMQDLQEVTQDLHYENFRSDRLKRGGRLSSHGYILPLSPAKGPEPEEMDKDMILQEKEAELRRMQEMIAKMQLQMQKQGDGDDA